The DNA segment CTCCCGCTATTTACTATGATATATTTATTATAAATCGCCCGCGTCTATACGTGAATAGGGATTTACCCTCAGATGTGGAAGGATTGCCCCTTGAATCATGGGAAATAACCCCTCAATTGTGAAATGATAAAATAAGGGGCAAACTCGGAGGTTCGCCCCTTATTTGTATCTCTAGCGGGATGAAGGCATGAATCGTCGTGCTTGGGTGAGGTTCACACGGTTATGATTCCTCGCCGTAAAGCATACTTGACCAGCTCTATCGTATTATGAATGCCCAACTTGTTCATTAGACTGGTCTTGTGCCCCTCAACCGTTTTGGGAGTAATAGTCAACATCTCCGCTATCTGTTGGGTCTTGTATCCTTCAACAACTAGTTTGAGTATTTCTCGCTCTCTATCGGTCAGTTGCTCATAATGATCTTTTATATCCTCCTTTAGTGCTACCCGCTGATAGTCTTCAACGAACAGCTTAGCTATAGCAGGAGATAAGTAGGATTCTCCAGCAAATATAGCCCGGATCCCGGAAATAAGCTCTGAAGACGCTGCAGTCTTGCTAATGAATCCATTAGCTCCGGCTTGGATGACTGGGAAAACGTGGTCTTTATCATCATACTGAGTGAGAATCAGGATCTTGATCTCTGAAAATTCCTTTCGTATACGGCGTATGGCTTCCAAGCCACCCATAATGGGCATGGCCATATCCATCAGAATGACATCTGGCAGTAATTGCCGAGCCTTTTCTAGCCCTTCCCTTCCATTAGCTGCCTCGCCCACTACCTCCATATCTCCAGCCAATGCCAACAGGCTGCAAATACCATCTCTAACAATGGCGTGATCATCCACTATCAGCACGTTTATCTTTCGCATCAGCTTTGCTCCAATACACTGGTACTCTTACCAAGATACTAGTGCCTTTTCCTGGCTGTGACTGGATATCACAGGTACCATCAAGGAGGTTCGCTCTCTCTTTCATGCTGAATAGTCCTCGTCCGCGACCGCTTTCGTCCACCTCAATTGGCATCGATGCATCAAACCCCTTGCCATCATCCTCGATTTGCATTGTTAGCTCGTCTGAATTGCACCGCAGACTTATCACTACGTTCTTGGCCTGGGAGTGCAAAGCGATATTGGCGATTGACCCCTGTGCGATGCGGTAAAGCCCGAATTCAACCTCGGAAGGCATGCGTTCCTCCATACCTTCCTGCTCTACCGATACGTTGATCCCTGCCGACTGAAGGCGATTCTCGGCTATTTGGCGGATG comes from the Dehalococcoidia bacterium genome and includes:
- a CDS encoding response regulator transcription factor, which produces MRKINVLIVDDHAIVRDGICSLLALAGDMEVVGEAANGREGLEKARQLLPDVILMDMAMPIMGGLEAIRRIRKEFSEIKILILTQYDDKDHVFPVIQAGANGFISKTAASSELISGIRAIFAGESYLSPAIAKLFVEDYQRVALKEDIKDHYEQLTDREREILKLVVEGYKTQQIAEMLTITPKTVEGHKTSLMNKLGIHNTIELVKYALRRGIITV